The genomic DNA GCCACCGGAGAGGGTGACGCCGCGTTCACCCACCCACGTCGCATAGCCGTCCGGCAGGCTCTCGATGAATTCATGCAGTTGGGCCGTCTGGGCGGCTCGAACCACGTCCTCCATTGACGCATCGTCGACGCCGTACGCGATGTTGTCCCGAATGGTCGCCGAAAAGACGAACACGTCCTGCATGACGATGCCAACGCTGCGTCGCAGCGACTCGAGCGTCACGTCCCGGACATCCACGCCGTCGATGGTGATGCAGCCGGCGGATGCGTCATAAAACCGGGGCAGCAGGTGCGCGATGGTGCTCTTGCCGGAGCCCGTGCCCCCGACGATCGCCGCTGACTGACCGGGACGTACCTCAAACGACACGTCGTGCAACGCGGGCACGCCGTCGGTGTAGGCGAATGACACCGAGTCGAACACGACGTGCCCCGTGGCGGACAGCTCCCGGGCATCCGCGGCAACGCCGAGCGGGTTCCTGGTGTCGAGAACCTCGAAGATGCGCCCGCCGGCGGCCACGGCGGCGGAAAAGAGTCGCACCCGCCACTCCAGGCCCGTGACGGCACCGCCCAACATCACCAGGAACAGCACAAATGCCGCCAGCGTTCCGGCAGTGATAATGCCCTGCTGCACCTGCCATCCGCCAACGAGCAGAATCCCTGCGGTCAGGACGGCGTACAGGAAGCTGAGGACGGCATCCCTGGTCACGGAAAGCCGGTCGGCGAGAATAAAGTTGGTGGCGACCGCACTGGCCCTCTCTCGAAACCGCAGCTGCTCGTAGTCCTGGGCGCCTAGGGCCTTGACCGTTCGAATTCCAGTCAGACTCTCTTGGAGCAGGGTGTTCATGCGTCCTGTTTCCCGATAGGCCTCTCGATAGATCCGAAACAGTCGGGCGGCTAAGGCGATCCCAAACCCCGAGATCATCAGGGAGCCGATGAGGACCATGAGACCCAGCTGCCAATTCATGCTGAGCATGACGATGGTGGCGAGGAAAAACAGGGTGAGAAACGCGATGCCGCGCATCACGCCGACCGATACGAATATGGCGCAGGCGTCGGCGTCGACGGTTGCCCGTGACATCAGGTCGCCGGTCTTCTGGCGGTCGTAGAACCCGAAGTTGAGCCATTGCAGCTTGTCGACGAAGTCGTTCCGGAGCCGATACTCGGTCACCCGGCCGACGCGTTCGGCCAGGTAGAGGCCCAGGAACCCCAACACCGCCCGGACCACACCAGCCGCGATCATCAGGACCGCGATCAGCGTCAGCGCATCACGGCCTTGCGCTAGAAGCGCGTCCACGGCGTCGCCGGCAAGGCGCGGAAGCACCACGCGCGGCACGATCGAGGCAACCGTTACGACGGCTGTCACGATGACGAGCGCCCGCTCCGTCAGGGCATACTTGACGAGACGGATTAGGGTCGGCATGTAGGTTTGGGGTCTTTAGTGGTCTGCGAGGACTTTTCGGCCGATCAAAACGTGCCAAGACCACATGAGTCGCGGGGCGCTGCGTCCTCAACGTTGCCCGGCCGCTGCCGGGGCGTCAATCGGTCGGCGTAGGCACGCTTACTCGGGGTGGCTGTACCTATAGACATTGCCTCGAAGGTGGCGCGGCACCAGCTTCCCGACGTAGTAGCTCCAGAACTGCAATCTCGGGCACTCTGTCATGGAACACCCAGAGGCCGCGGTCCGGTTTTCGGTCGGGAAATGCGCTCGCCCATCTGCTCCTTCACGATGTTCTGTGCATCCGTGAAGTGAACGACGGGGATCGCTGCGGGCACTTTGGGAGGCTTGGCGCTGAGCGGCCGAAGGGAGGACGCCTCACGGTCGGCGATGTTTTGCACCATCGCTGCAATCACCGCGTTGAGCATGGCCATAACGGAGCGGTGATCCTCAGTGAAGCCCATCTCGATGTCGAGCGACACGTACTCGCTGGTGTGCCGAGTGGTGTCGTGAGGTTTGGCGCGGAAGAGGGGACCAACCTCGCAGACGCGTTCGAACACGCCGGCGAGGATCTGCTTATAGAGTTTCGGGCTCTGCGGAGGTAGCCCGTTCGACCAAAGTAGTCGACCTCGAAGAGATCTGTGCCCGATTCTGTGCCGGAGCCGACGATGTGTGGCGGCGCTTCTAGGCCGGGTGCCGGGAGTACGGTTCTATAGGTCACACGCGAGCGATTCCCCCGTGATGGGTGGAAGTTCGCCCAGCAAGCTGAGGGACGAGTTGCCAAGCAGGCAGGACTTCTCCACGTTGCTGGAGGTGAAGGTGCTGTCCGGTCAGATCAGACGGTGTGACTACGGTGCAGTGGAGTATGCGAACAGGCTATTGGGTTTGGGCATCTCGCGGCGGCGAGGCGTTGCAGTCGCCGTCGGACGACGACGGCCTCGCCCGCCGGGCCTCCGTCCGCGTAGGCGCCGCCGTGCTGGCGGTGCCCGCGTTGGACGTGCCGCGGTACGTAGCGCGGATTCCCACCGGGACCTTCGTGCTGAGCCAGCGCCTCGACGAGCCCGCCAGCCATGCCGGGGCCGCCTGGCCCCGGTGACCAGCGCGCTTCGAGGGCCTCAGCGCCTGTAGGCAATCGCCACCACAGCGCCAGGGAATTGGCGCAGGCAGGGAGAATCTCTGATGAACCGGCTTTGAGGCAGAGAAGATCCCCTCGCCGCGCTTTGACTAAAGGTTGGCCCCAAGCGCAACCCCGGCCGCGCACGCTCGGCGAGCCTAAGAAAACGCGAGCCCACACCGTGGATCCCGCCGGGTGCGGTGTCCCGCCAGACACCGCCGCACTTCCTCCGCTCCGCGCCAAGGTGCTCAGCCAGCTTCTGGGCAAGGACCGGGGCGTCCAACCCGTGCGCGGCCAGCGCGAATTGCCACGCGCTACGGCGGTACGAGGGCGCCCACTCGCGCGAACACCGAAGCTCCCTCGCATTATCGGTGAACTCCGCCAAGAGGCCTTCCCAGGAGCCAATCCCGATGGACTCGCGATACCCGCGATAGCTTAGGGCCATCCACAGCTCATGCGCGCACACGCGCACGAAACTCACCGGGACGGCGGGATCGACGCAATAGCGCTCGTGGATCCGGTCGCATGTCACCACGAGTGCTTCCTGGATGATGTCTAGGTCGATGGCCAGCGTGGCGTCGAGATCGACCAAAGTGGGTCAAACTCCATCCGTTGCCTACCGACGCCAAGACCGTCAACTTCCGCGTGGCCGACGACTGACCGTGACTTGTCTGGTCATGCCATATGTCTGCAGCAATTGCCCTGAAATATGTAGGCCCACACGGGACCAACATGGAATGCACTCTCGACCTGCGCACCAAAGATCCGTCGCCTTCGACTACGACAAGATAGCGGGACGGCAGTTCCAAGGCTAATCGAAGTACAAATCCCGCCCCGGGGCCGATCTGAGAGACTAGCCGCAAGTCCAACGGCCCGCGGTTTCGCAGCCAAACCAAACGACCGAATCACTAGACGATCCAAAATCAAGTCGTGTCATTGGCTATCGCCTCCCAAGTCTACAAATGTTATCGAGAATTCAGCTCTTCCATCGAACAGCTTCAATCGTAGGTCCGATAACCAGATTATCGAGGATTTCCTTACTGCGTTGGGCAACTTCACGAGCAATACTTACCCCATATAAGGACAG from Chloroflexota bacterium includes the following:
- a CDS encoding ABC transporter ATP-binding protein is translated as MPTLIRLVKYALTERALVIVTAVVTVASIVPRVVLPRLAGDAVDALLAQGRDALTLIAVLMIAAGVVRAVLGFLGLYLAERVGRVTEYRLRNDFVDKLQWLNFGFYDRQKTGDLMSRATVDADACAIFVSVGVMRGIAFLTLFFLATIVMLSMNWQLGLMVLIGSLMISGFGIALAARLFRIYREAYRETGRMNTLLQESLTGIRTVKALGAQDYEQLRFRERASAVATNFILADRLSVTRDAVLSFLYAVLTAGILLVGGWQVQQGIITAGTLAAFVLFLVMLGGAVTGLEWRVRLFSAAVAAGGRIFEVLDTRNPLGVAADARELSATGHVVFDSVSFAYTDGVPALHDVSFEVRPGQSAAIVGGTGSGKSTIAHLLPRFYDASAGCITIDGVDVRDVTLESLRRSVGIVMQDVFVFSATIRDNIAYGVDDASMEDVVRAAQTAQLHEFIESLPDGYATWVGERGVTLSGGQRQRLAIARTLLLAPPILILDDSTSSVDVETEALIQQAMAQVLRGRTSFVIAHRLSTVRRADLILVLDQGRIVEQGTHDDLLQRDGPYRRIHDLQLRPADELRGGNADA